The proteins below are encoded in one region of Candidatus Thiodiazotropha sp. LNASS1:
- a CDS encoding CHAD domain-containing protein: protein MAQHPLTYMLPDELDLDGLRKVLSETYRLSVDSPVKVRQTYFDSFDWRVWQAGGELLQERGEMDRLCWVNRKSHQQIACQSIESPPGFVQDIPQGPVRECLVPVLEMRVLLPMVNINQQRYTLRILDAEEKTVVRVILLKNQFSAVKGKKKGDLDGRIVLQPLKGYETDFLKLKQQFASLKLRPSEQSLYEDALLGVGRKVGDYSSKLNFRLDPDAPAYVTARQIMLSLLNTLEANIDGTRADLDSEFLHDLRVATRRTRSAMSQIKGVFDPEQLEPFKQAFGWIGQITGETRDLDVYLLHYPDYRASLPKTIQKDLDPFHAFLQQHHKLAQAGLVKKINSPHFRKNLKAWRSWLQSPGGESDQAPSAMRPTAKLADKRIGKLYKRVLKDGLNIGDDSPAELLHELRKDCKKLRYLMEFFQSLYPKPAIRELIKALKVILDNLGEFQDLEVQANSLEKFGEQMLNEGVPASALMAMGILVGKLLERQERARAEFVDLFTDFSSESNQNAFQQLFGVR, encoded by the coding sequence ATGGCACAACATCCACTTACCTACATGCTACCTGACGAGCTCGATCTGGATGGGCTCCGTAAGGTTCTCTCTGAAACCTATCGTTTATCTGTAGATTCCCCGGTCAAGGTGAGACAGACCTATTTTGATAGTTTTGACTGGCGTGTCTGGCAAGCAGGCGGCGAGTTGCTCCAAGAACGGGGGGAAATGGACAGGCTGTGTTGGGTGAATCGAAAAAGTCATCAACAAATTGCCTGCCAATCCATCGAATCACCTCCCGGATTTGTACAGGATATTCCTCAGGGTCCTGTCCGGGAATGCCTGGTGCCGGTATTGGAGATGCGTGTATTGTTGCCGATGGTGAATATCAATCAACAACGATACACCTTACGCATTTTGGATGCTGAAGAGAAGACGGTTGTCAGGGTTATTTTACTGAAGAATCAGTTCAGTGCGGTCAAGGGTAAAAAGAAGGGTGATTTGGATGGCCGGATCGTGCTGCAGCCGTTGAAAGGCTATGAGACTGACTTTCTCAAGCTCAAGCAACAATTCGCATCACTCAAACTCCGGCCATCGGAACAGAGTCTGTATGAGGATGCGCTGCTGGGTGTCGGGCGAAAAGTGGGTGATTACAGCTCCAAGCTCAATTTCAGACTCGATCCCGATGCGCCCGCCTATGTGACGGCTCGACAGATCATGCTCAGCCTGCTGAATACCCTGGAAGCCAATATCGATGGCACCAGGGCAGATCTGGACAGTGAGTTTCTGCACGATTTGAGGGTTGCCACACGACGTACCCGTTCTGCCATGAGCCAGATAAAAGGGGTATTTGATCCGGAGCAGCTGGAGCCTTTCAAACAGGCCTTTGGCTGGATTGGACAAATTACCGGCGAGACGAGGGATCTGGATGTCTATCTGCTGCACTATCCGGACTATCGCGCCTCCCTGCCAAAGACGATTCAAAAGGATCTTGATCCTTTTCATGCTTTCCTGCAGCAGCATCATAAACTGGCGCAGGCCGGGCTGGTGAAGAAAATCAACTCGCCCCATTTCAGAAAAAACCTGAAAGCCTGGCGCAGTTGGCTGCAGTCCCCGGGAGGGGAGAGTGATCAGGCACCCAGTGCGATGCGTCCTACGGCAAAACTCGCGGACAAACGGATTGGAAAACTCTACAAACGGGTGCTCAAAGATGGTTTGAACATTGGGGATGATTCGCCCGCAGAGCTGCTTCACGAACTCCGTAAGGATTGTAAAAAGCTGCGTTACTTAATGGAGTTCTTTCAAAGTCTCTATCCCAAACCTGCAATCCGTGAGTTGATCAAGGCACTGAAGGTGATACTTGACAATCTGGGCGAGTTTCAGGATCTGGAGGTACAGGCCAACTCATTGGAGAAATTCGGAGAACAGATGTTGAATGAGGGTGTACCGGCGAGTGCGCTGATGGCGATGGGCATACTCGTTGGCAAGCTGTTGGAGAGACAGGAACGGGCGAGGGCCGAGTTTGTTGATCTCTTTACCGATTTCAGCAGCGAATCGAATCAAAACGCCTTTCAACAGTTGTTTGGAGTGAGATGA
- a CDS encoding ParA family protein: protein MMHIIGVYNIKGGVGKTATAVNLSYLAARQGYRTLIWDLDPQAAATFYFRIQPKVKGSKRLVKGKLDLDDVVKATDFDNLDMLPADFSYRNMDLRMEDAKKPTKQLLKLLRPLSKTYDYVFLDCPPSISLVSENIFRAAEGLLLPLIPTTLSMRTYDQLLDFLQGHRITGLKLMPFFSMVDRRKRMHLDIMENFPDAQGELLKAQIPYASDVERMGIHRMPVQAFSPNCFAASAYQALWMDVQTRLG from the coding sequence ATGATGCATATCATCGGGGTCTATAACATTAAGGGCGGGGTCGGAAAAACAGCGACAGCCGTCAATCTCTCCTACCTTGCCGCAAGGCAGGGTTACCGAACACTGATTTGGGACTTGGATCCCCAGGCAGCCGCGACCTTCTATTTTCGTATTCAACCGAAGGTTAAGGGCAGTAAAAGGCTTGTTAAGGGAAAGCTCGATCTGGACGACGTGGTCAAGGCGACAGATTTCGACAATCTCGATATGCTGCCTGCGGATTTCTCCTATCGCAATATGGATCTGCGAATGGAGGACGCGAAGAAACCCACCAAGCAGTTATTGAAACTGTTACGCCCGCTCTCGAAGACCTATGACTACGTCTTTCTTGACTGTCCGCCGAGTATTTCTCTTGTTTCGGAGAATATTTTCCGCGCCGCAGAGGGACTGCTGTTACCGTTGATACCGACTACGCTCTCAATGCGCACTTACGATCAGCTCCTCGATTTTTTACAAGGTCACCGTATCACCGGATTGAAGTTAATGCCCTTCTTTTCCATGGTGGATCGACGTAAGCGGATGCATCTGGATATTATGGAGAACTTCCCGGACGCTCAAGGTGAACTGCTGAAGGCGCAGATCCCCTATGCCAGCGACGTGGAGAGGATGGGAATTCATCGAATGCCGGTACAGGCGTTCTCCCCCAACTGCTTTGCGGCCAGTGCCTACCAGGCATTGTGGATGGATGTACAGACTCGTCTGGGCTAG
- a CDS encoding ABC transporter ATP-binding protein produces the protein MSALVIKKLHKTYRNGFEALKGIDLKVDEGDFFALLGPNGAGKSTAISIIASLINKSAGEVVIYGYDLDKEKDQAKYLIGLVPQEFNFNMWEPVVEILVNQAGYYGIPRKLAYQRAEASLERLGLWEKRNTQSRWLSGGMKRRLMIARALVHKPRLLILDEPTAGVDIEIRRSMWRFMRDINQQGTTIILTTHYLEEAESLCRNIAIIDHGRIVEQTSMSRLLSQLHTEIFLLNLASPIDRLPDLPGYRATLIDRETLEVEVIREQSMNQLFGQLTQQGIEVVSMRNKQNRLEQMFVDLVDRSKQQQV, from the coding sequence GTGTCTGCCCTTGTTATAAAAAAACTTCACAAGACCTACCGCAATGGGTTCGAGGCCCTCAAAGGAATCGATCTCAAGGTTGATGAGGGAGATTTTTTTGCTCTGTTGGGGCCGAACGGTGCCGGTAAGTCCACCGCTATCAGTATCATCGCCTCCCTGATAAACAAAAGTGCCGGTGAAGTCGTGATCTATGGCTATGATCTGGATAAGGAGAAGGATCAAGCCAAGTATCTGATCGGCCTGGTACCCCAGGAATTCAATTTCAATATGTGGGAGCCGGTGGTGGAGATCCTGGTTAACCAGGCGGGGTATTACGGGATTCCACGTAAGCTGGCATACCAAAGAGCCGAGGCGTCATTGGAAAGATTGGGTCTATGGGAAAAGCGTAACACCCAGTCTCGATGGCTTTCAGGCGGGATGAAACGCCGATTGATGATTGCCAGGGCCTTGGTACACAAGCCGAGACTGTTGATTTTGGATGAACCGACAGCCGGTGTTGATATCGAAATTCGCCGTTCGATGTGGCGTTTTATGCGTGATATCAACCAGCAGGGGACAACCATTATTTTGACGACCCACTACCTGGAGGAGGCAGAAAGCCTGTGCCGCAATATTGCTATTATTGATCACGGACGAATCGTCGAACAGACCAGTATGTCGAGATTACTGAGTCAATTGCATACCGAGATTTTTCTGCTCAATCTCGCATCACCCATAGACAGGCTGCCCGATCTGCCGGGCTATCGTGCAACTTTGATCGATCGTGAAACCCTGGAGGTGGAGGTGATACGCGAACAGAGCATGAACCAGTTGTTCGGGCAGCTTACGCAGCAGGGTATCGAGGTTGTCAGTATGCGCAACAAACAGAACCGTTTGGAACAGATGTTTGTCGACCTGGTCGACCGCTCCAAACAACAGCAGGTGTGA
- a CDS encoding ABC transporter permease produces the protein MNLWRVYRIAFQTIVTKEVLRFMRIWVQTLLPPAITTTLYFIIFGKLIGERIGEMDGYRYIDFIVPGLILMSVIQNSYANVVSSFFGTKLQHYIEELLIAPVPHWVVLGGYVVGGVARGTMVGILVTIISLLFTDLTINSYGLTLLVFVLTSILFALAGFINAVYAKSFDDISIVPTFVLTPLTYLGGVFYSIELLPEIWQQISLANPVLYMVNTFRFGILGVTDIDVSVAMIIILGFIVLLTGYSLLLLSRGVGIKD, from the coding sequence ATGAACCTCTGGCGAGTCTACCGAATCGCATTTCAGACGATAGTGACCAAGGAAGTGCTGCGCTTTATGCGAATATGGGTACAGACACTGCTGCCACCTGCCATAACCACCACCCTATACTTTATCATTTTTGGAAAGCTGATCGGTGAACGGATTGGTGAGATGGATGGTTATCGCTATATCGATTTTATCGTCCCTGGCCTAATCCTGATGTCGGTGATACAGAACTCTTATGCTAATGTCGTCTCATCCTTTTTTGGTACAAAATTACAGCACTATATTGAAGAGTTGTTGATTGCTCCCGTACCTCACTGGGTGGTGTTGGGCGGATACGTGGTTGGTGGTGTGGCGCGTGGCACTATGGTGGGTATCCTGGTTACGATCATATCGCTGTTGTTTACGGATCTGACAATCAACAGTTACGGTTTGACGTTATTGGTTTTTGTTCTTACTTCCATTCTGTTTGCCCTGGCTGGCTTTATCAATGCGGTTTATGCGAAGAGTTTTGACGATATATCTATCGTGCCGACCTTTGTGTTGACACCACTGACCTATCTCGGTGGTGTGTTCTACTCTATAGAGCTGCTTCCGGAAATATGGCAGCAGATATCACTGGCCAATCCAGTGCTCTACATGGTCAATACATTCAGATTCGGTATCCTTGGCGTTACGGATATCGATGTATCGGTGGCAATGATTATTATTCTGGGATTCATCGTCCTATTGACGGGGTACAGTCTGCTATTGCTGTCCCGTGGCGTCGGTATTAAGGATTAG
- a CDS encoding rhodanese-like domain-containing protein codes for MSDSRLHNLTPQQAWQMMQDDPRTVLVDIRSSMEFLFVGHPKGAVHVPWIDEPDWTVNPHFVTDIRKLLLGGSICTIDEGCAPVILICRSGKRSLEAGKVLLEGGFMRVFHIDEGFEGDLDDDHHRSTLGGWRYHDLPWEQC; via the coding sequence ATGAGTGATTCTCGACTCCACAACCTTACACCACAACAAGCATGGCAGATGATGCAAGACGATCCGCGTACCGTTCTAGTGGACATCAGGTCCAGCATGGAGTTTCTCTTTGTGGGACATCCTAAAGGGGCTGTTCACGTACCCTGGATTGACGAACCGGACTGGACGGTAAATCCCCACTTTGTCACCGATATTAGAAAACTCCTGCTAGGCGGCAGTATCTGTACCATTGACGAGGGTTGTGCACCCGTGATCCTCATCTGCCGCAGCGGCAAACGCTCCCTTGAAGCGGGCAAGGTGCTGCTTGAAGGAGGATTTATGCGCGTGTTTCATATCGATGAGGGATTTGAAGGTGATCTGGATGACGATCATCACCGCAGCACTCTGGGTGGTTGGCGATACCATGACTTACCCTGGGAACAGTGTTGA
- a CDS encoding lysophospholipid acyltransferase family protein yields MSKHPLYPIWRVSGYLPLNWLHRIGHLLGRFYIWLPNREKRSTEVNLRLCFPEKSDRDLGQLRDRSIRQMGATLMEMAAIWFTPTERVLGMIKQVSGSEQLVREEGQGLIVLLPHLGNWEIIGLELPTHEQVTSLYRPPRNRAYETIVKQARERSGAKLVPTDTSGVKQIYQTLLEGGVTCILPDQQPRSDKGAVFAPFFGVPALTMLLTNRLVRKTGAKVIFAYAERLSAGAGYHIHYLPADERIREADPVVAASALNHGIESIIRELPSQYQWSYKRFQIQPDGKQSPYRKSR; encoded by the coding sequence ATGTCAAAGCACCCTCTATATCCGATCTGGCGAGTTTCCGGTTATCTGCCGTTGAACTGGCTGCACCGAATCGGCCATCTCCTGGGTCGTTTTTATATCTGGTTGCCGAACCGGGAAAAACGATCAACGGAGGTCAATCTTCGTCTCTGTTTTCCCGAAAAGTCCGATAGGGATCTGGGTCAGCTGCGTGATCGCTCAATCAGACAAATGGGCGCCACACTGATGGAAATGGCTGCAATTTGGTTCACGCCCACTGAACGTGTATTGGGTATGATCAAACAGGTCAGTGGTTCAGAGCAGCTTGTGAGAGAAGAAGGGCAGGGTTTGATAGTTCTTCTTCCACACCTGGGTAACTGGGAGATTATCGGACTGGAACTGCCGACTCATGAACAGGTGACTTCTCTCTATCGTCCCCCCAGAAACCGTGCCTACGAAACTATAGTCAAGCAGGCCAGGGAGCGCAGCGGGGCGAAACTGGTGCCGACAGATACCTCGGGTGTAAAACAGATTTATCAGACACTGCTGGAGGGTGGCGTTACTTGCATTCTGCCTGATCAACAGCCCAGGTCTGATAAAGGGGCTGTGTTCGCCCCTTTCTTTGGGGTGCCGGCATTGACCATGCTGCTGACCAATCGATTAGTCAGAAAGACCGGCGCAAAAGTGATTTTTGCCTATGCCGAGCGGCTTTCTGCCGGTGCTGGCTACCACATTCATTATCTGCCGGCGGATGAGAGGATCAGGGAAGCTGATCCGGTGGTGGCTGCGAGCGCATTGAATCATGGTATCGAATCGATCATCCGTGAATTGCCCTCCCAATACCAGTGGTCCTATAAACGCTTCCAAATACAACCGGACGGCAAGCAGTCGCCCTACCGCAAAAGCCGTTGA
- a CDS encoding VWA domain-containing protein — protein MKKGKAWVLIALLWMPLWHGQLQAMEEQADVRILIDVSGSMKLNDPKNLRRPALRLLVGLLSSETRAGVWTFGQYVNMQIPLGQVDKAWKKRARKSSESIGSPGQFTNIEDALKRSTEDWSGAPGPYRRSVILLTDGMVDISRDRTKNAASKRRILERILPRLADLNATVHTIALSKNADHVLMKNLAAETGGWYEQVETAEQLQKVFLRIFEKVGKPDAVPLQDNKFKVDESITEATLLVFHKPGAQETEVVPPDGKAFRADNAPAAVSWHRDQGYDMLTISDPQAGEWKIRAEVDPDNRVMIVTDLKMQTTELPNRLIQGTSLPVIVNFSDHGKLIRKREFLEVVNVSGMQLDDTSISEARPMLDNGQEPDKHANDGLFTLSFGGESVSSGVGELVLNASGPTFVREKRMTYEVVPPVNLEASTRSDGRVLDVRIIPDVELIDSASLHIDAWMENSEGEQFRLPLNISPGGQGGSGEIDLMSFTGPRRIAIKANATALSGESISYFDTPMEVEGMKQPEPVVVAKPESPPPVQPEPVSEPEPEPEPEPEPEPEPESEPEPEPEAEEEGGWGTALIWFGIINLLLIIGGGGAYWWIHRRNQRNIVSLVDDGDVTKVSDDKGEDND, from the coding sequence ATGAAAAAAGGAAAGGCCTGGGTTTTAATCGCGCTTCTGTGGATGCCGCTCTGGCATGGCCAACTGCAGGCAATGGAAGAGCAGGCGGATGTGCGTATTCTTATCGATGTCTCCGGCAGCATGAAACTGAATGACCCAAAGAACCTGAGACGTCCCGCGTTACGTCTTCTGGTCGGTCTTTTATCGTCCGAAACCCGGGCGGGTGTCTGGACCTTTGGTCAGTATGTCAATATGCAAATCCCTCTGGGACAGGTCGACAAAGCATGGAAAAAACGGGCGCGCAAGAGCTCGGAGTCGATCGGCTCACCAGGTCAGTTCACCAATATCGAGGATGCACTGAAGCGCTCAACTGAAGATTGGAGTGGTGCGCCCGGTCCCTACCGCCGTAGTGTGATACTGCTTACCGACGGAATGGTGGATATCTCCAGGGACAGGACAAAAAATGCCGCTTCAAAAAGACGCATCCTGGAGCGTATCCTGCCTCGATTGGCCGATCTGAACGCCACGGTTCATACCATTGCACTGTCAAAGAACGCCGATCACGTGCTGATGAAGAATTTGGCTGCCGAGACGGGGGGCTGGTATGAGCAGGTCGAAACCGCCGAGCAGTTGCAAAAGGTGTTTCTCAGAATCTTCGAGAAGGTCGGAAAACCGGATGCCGTACCCTTGCAGGATAATAAATTTAAGGTGGATGAGTCGATTACCGAAGCAACCCTGTTGGTATTTCACAAGCCTGGAGCACAGGAAACCGAGGTGGTGCCGCCCGACGGCAAGGCGTTCAGGGCCGATAATGCACCCGCGGCAGTCAGTTGGCATCGGGACCAGGGGTACGACATGCTGACTATCTCCGATCCTCAGGCGGGCGAGTGGAAGATTCGTGCAGAGGTCGATCCCGACAACCGGGTGATGATTGTCACTGACCTGAAAATGCAGACAACCGAATTACCCAACAGGTTGATACAGGGTACGTCACTACCTGTAATCGTAAATTTCAGTGATCACGGCAAGTTGATTCGAAAACGGGAATTTCTGGAGGTGGTCAATGTCTCCGGCATGCAGCTGGACGATACCTCAATCTCCGAAGCAAGACCCATGTTGGATAATGGTCAGGAACCGGACAAGCATGCCAATGATGGCCTGTTCACACTCTCTTTTGGTGGCGAGTCAGTCAGCAGTGGTGTGGGGGAGTTGGTGCTGAACGCAAGCGGCCCTACCTTCGTTCGAGAGAAAAGGATGACTTATGAGGTCGTACCGCCAGTCAATCTGGAAGCCTCAACACGGAGTGATGGCCGTGTGCTCGATGTGAGGATTATACCCGATGTGGAATTGATCGATTCTGCATCGCTTCATATCGATGCCTGGATGGAGAATTCCGAGGGTGAACAATTCCGCCTGCCATTGAATATCTCTCCAGGCGGTCAAGGGGGGAGTGGCGAGATCGATCTCATGAGCTTCACAGGTCCGCGCCGGATAGCAATCAAGGCAAATGCGACGGCCCTGTCAGGGGAGTCGATCAGCTATTTCGACACACCGATGGAAGTCGAGGGTATGAAACAACCGGAACCGGTAGTTGTTGCCAAACCGGAATCCCCGCCGCCTGTGCAACCCGAACCTGTATCTGAACCGGAACCGGAACCGGAACCGGAACCTGAACCAGAACCTGAACCTGAATCGGAACCGGAACCCGAGCCCGAAGCTGAAGAAGAGGGAGGATGGGGTACCGCGTTAATCTGGTTTGGCATTATTAATCTGCTACTGATCATCGGCGGTGGTGGCGCGTATTGGTGGATACATAGACGCAACCAGCGCAACATAGTCAGTCTGGTCGATGATGGGGACGTGACAAAGGTCAGTGATGACAAGGGAGAGGACAATGATTGA
- the soxZ gene encoding thiosulfate oxidation carrier complex protein SoxZ, with translation MAKSIKIRAKEKGGVTTVKALMTHPMETGVRKDKKTGKKIPAHFIQEVVCKHKGNTVMTAEWSGGVSKNPYISFKFTGGAKGDEIELSWSDNQGGSDSLTSAIK, from the coding sequence ATGGCTAAATCGATTAAGATCCGCGCCAAAGAGAAAGGCGGTGTAACCACCGTAAAAGCCCTGATGACCCATCCAATGGAGACAGGTGTACGCAAGGATAAAAAGACCGGTAAAAAGATACCTGCCCACTTCATCCAAGAAGTTGTCTGTAAACATAAGGGCAATACCGTGATGACCGCCGAATGGAGTGGTGGCGTTTCCAAGAACCCCTACATTTCGTTTAAATTTACCGGCGGTGCCAAGGGCGACGAAATCGAGCTATCCTGGAGCGATAACCAAGGCGGCAGCGACAGCCTGACAAGCGCCATAAAATAA
- the soxY gene encoding thiosulfate oxidation carrier protein SoxY, with amino-acid sequence MSTEIKRRIFLKRSLAAGTVGVAAAAGLLAPQRVLAAWNKEAFEAKEMPAALNALLGSSDMAESADITVKAPDIAENGAVVPITVETGMEGVESISIIASNNPVPLVANFVMGTGATGFVSTRIKMGKTGDVVGVVKAGGKLHSAKKEVKVTIGGCGG; translated from the coding sequence ATGAGCACTGAAATCAAACGCAGGATCTTCCTCAAAAGATCGCTTGCAGCAGGCACGGTAGGTGTTGCTGCTGCCGCAGGTTTACTGGCACCTCAGCGGGTACTTGCGGCCTGGAACAAAGAAGCATTTGAAGCTAAAGAAATGCCTGCAGCATTGAATGCACTGTTGGGTAGCTCTGACATGGCAGAGTCTGCTGACATTACCGTAAAGGCACCTGACATTGCAGAGAACGGCGCAGTGGTTCCCATCACTGTGGAGACCGGCATGGAAGGTGTGGAGTCGATCTCCATTATCGCTTCGAATAACCCAGTCCCATTGGTTGCGAACTTCGTAATGGGTACAGGCGCTACCGGTTTTGTATCCACCCGCATCAAGATGGGCAAGACCGGAGATGTTGTCGGCGTGGTTAAGGCCGGAGGCAAACTCCACAGCGCCAAAAAAGAAGTTAAAGTCACCATCGGTGGTTGTGGCGGTTAA
- a CDS encoding M48 family metalloprotease has product MMTSVLKKPFILILLTSLAVISSARSQEAETIQLPELGSPSDQYLTPSDEARLGREFMRSVRKTGKVLDDPLITEYIQQLGDKLLKQSEAVGQKFTFFVIEKPEINAFAGPGGYIGIYSGLILATQSESELASVIAHEIAHVTQKHLLRAFDAANRMSGKTAALLLASILVGVAGSPDAGLAMATGVQAGAIQEQINFTRSNEEEADTVGIQILAKSDFDPRAMPIFFERLTHASRLYESGIPEILRTHPVTSNRVADALGRAEKYSYRHFPGNLSYHLTREALRVRQFKDPGKAVEHFVSGLKEGRHLNQEAHEYGYALALSSDRKFQKAENIIEELLRENPSQIEYILAGANIAGKSGNHEKGLKILDTYYSLMPENYPLAIAYIQALTTAKKLGKAREITQQSITLRNNEPRLYRLLSKIEELDDNQAESHRILAEAFVADGELAAAVQQLEIALNSANKSDFYLTSRIESRLNKLRDLQKTQSESDNKKQ; this is encoded by the coding sequence ATGATGACAAGTGTGCTGAAAAAACCATTCATTCTCATCCTCCTCACCAGCCTGGCTGTCATATCCAGTGCCCGTTCGCAGGAGGCTGAAACGATCCAGTTGCCGGAACTCGGGTCTCCGTCAGATCAATATTTGACACCCAGTGATGAAGCCCGTCTTGGAAGGGAGTTCATGCGCAGTGTGCGCAAAACGGGAAAAGTGCTGGATGATCCTCTGATAACTGAGTACATCCAGCAGTTGGGTGACAAATTACTCAAGCAGAGTGAGGCAGTTGGACAGAAATTCACTTTTTTCGTAATCGAAAAACCTGAAATCAACGCGTTTGCCGGCCCGGGTGGCTATATCGGCATCTACAGTGGCTTGATTCTGGCGACTCAGAGTGAGAGTGAATTGGCATCTGTCATCGCCCATGAAATCGCCCATGTCACGCAGAAACATCTGCTACGCGCCTTCGATGCCGCCAACCGTATGAGCGGCAAGACCGCAGCCCTTTTACTGGCCTCAATTCTTGTCGGCGTCGCCGGTTCGCCCGATGCCGGTCTTGCCATGGCAACAGGTGTCCAGGCCGGCGCCATTCAAGAACAAATAAACTTTACCCGCAGTAATGAAGAGGAGGCGGATACCGTCGGCATCCAGATCCTGGCAAAATCCGATTTCGATCCCCGTGCCATGCCAATTTTCTTTGAGCGCCTGACCCACGCAAGCCGACTCTATGAATCCGGCATACCCGAAATACTTCGAACCCATCCGGTAACCAGCAATCGCGTAGCCGATGCGCTGGGTCGGGCAGAAAAGTACAGCTACCGCCATTTCCCTGGCAATTTAAGCTATCACCTGACTCGTGAGGCCTTACGCGTCAGACAGTTCAAAGACCCCGGCAAGGCGGTCGAGCACTTTGTCTCTGGTCTCAAGGAGGGACGTCATCTCAATCAGGAGGCCCATGAATACGGGTATGCACTTGCCCTCTCGAGTGATCGGAAATTTCAAAAGGCTGAAAATATTATCGAGGAACTGTTGCGAGAGAACCCGAGCCAGATTGAGTACATCCTGGCTGGCGCAAATATAGCGGGTAAAAGCGGTAATCATGAAAAAGGACTCAAGATCCTTGATACCTATTACAGCCTGATGCCGGAGAACTACCCGCTCGCAATTGCTTATATTCAAGCACTCACGACGGCTAAAAAACTGGGTAAAGCGCGTGAAATCACCCAACAATCAATAACTTTGCGTAACAATGAACCCAGACTTTATCGCCTGCTCAGTAAAATCGAGGAACTGGACGACAACCAAGCGGAATCACATCGCATACTGGCTGAGGCGTTTGTTGCCGATGGCGAGCTGGCGGCAGCTGTTCAGCAACTGGAGATAGCCTTAAACAGCGCGAATAAATCGGATTTCTACCTAACATCACGCATCGAGTCCCGACTCAACAAGTTGCGTGACCTACAAAAGACGCAGAGTGAATCAGATAACAAAAAACAATGA
- a CDS encoding DUF3365 domain-containing protein produces the protein MTKSALAIATALLISGNVQADQSLQTNMKEGKGVIKAFFGDLKGELEKGMKQSGPVDTIASCNIVAPSLAEGHSQMSGWEVGRTSLKLRNQKNSPDAWEEAVLKEFETRKSAGEDPMKLIKAEIVEEEGRKVFRMMKAIPTAEVCTKCHGETIAEPVAAKLDELYPSDKARGYKVGDLRGAFTLKKSM, from the coding sequence ATGACTAAAAGCGCATTAGCCATTGCGACAGCCCTATTGATTTCAGGCAACGTGCAGGCGGATCAATCCCTGCAAACCAACATGAAGGAGGGTAAGGGTGTTATTAAGGCCTTTTTCGGCGATCTGAAAGGCGAATTGGAAAAGGGAATGAAACAGAGTGGACCTGTAGATACCATTGCCTCCTGTAATATCGTCGCCCCAAGTCTGGCCGAGGGTCACTCTCAAATGAGCGGCTGGGAGGTCGGCAGGACCAGCCTGAAGCTGCGCAATCAGAAAAATTCACCGGATGCCTGGGAAGAGGCTGTATTGAAGGAGTTCGAGACACGGAAATCCGCCGGTGAGGACCCGATGAAGTTGATCAAAGCTGAGATCGTAGAAGAGGAGGGGCGTAAGGTTTTTCGAATGATGAAGGCAATCCCCACCGCTGAGGTCTGTACCAAATGTCATGGCGAGACGATTGCTGAACCCGTGGCGGCCAAACTGGATGAACTCTATCCATCCGACAAGGCGCGGGGTTACAAAGTGGGTGACCTGCGCGGTGCCTTCACCCTGAAGAAGTCAATGTGA